From a single Clostridium isatidis genomic region:
- a CDS encoding branched-chain amino acid transporter permease codes for MNLIIFQAFIIICLAALATMITRFLPFILFKDAKSNNSYINFLGQVLPFSAIGLMVVYCLKNVNFAATSNWLPEAISVTVIVILHYWKENVLLSIGVGTIIYMFLIQVVFI; via the coding sequence ATGAATTTAATAATATTTCAAGCCTTTATAATTATATGCTTAGCAGCTCTTGCTACAATGATTACAAGGTTTCTGCCTTTCATATTGTTTAAAGATGCAAAATCAAATAATTCTTACATAAATTTTCTTGGACAAGTTTTGCCTTTTTCAGCAATAGGTTTGATGGTAGTGTACTGCCTTAAGAATGTTAATTTTGCAGCAACTTCAAACTGGCTTCCAGAAGCTATTTCTGTTACAGTTATTGTAATTTTGCATTATTGGAAGGAAAATGTTCTTTTAAGCATTGGAGTTGGAACTATTATTTACATGTTTCTTATTCAAGTTGTTTTCATTTAA